TAGTGATGGCAAACCACGTACTGCAGTACTGACATTAGCATTCGAGAAGAGATCGCTACCGTTGTCAATGACGCCGTTGTCGAGCTTGTCTAACACCAAGAATCCGTCGCTAGGACTAATCCATGCAGTTTTCTTGAGGAAGCCGGTATTGTCTACATTGAATGAAGCATTACTGTTAGCTTTGGCAATGGTCTGAATCCCATTACCGGTTAAATCAAGAACAACTGGTTTGAAGTCTTGGGTTGTTGCCCCTGGATCGATTGGTGCTGCTAATTGACCGGAGTGACCAGCAATTTGTATATCGGTGTAGCCCGCTTCAGGATCACCTGTGGCAAGTTGTTGAAGCACTGTTTGTGCTTCCCATTGCGGAGCGACTGCTTCACGCGACGCGGCATTATTGATAAATTGGGTACTGAGATTAGCGCTATTAAAACCTGGTGTGAAACGGTTACCAATAGGATCGCCATACGTATTAAATCGTGTAGACTGGTCTGCTCCAGTCAACGGATCGATCATCGTTAACGTATAAATCTGACCATCGAACGATATACCCGGGAGTCGGCTCGCAATTAAGCCTATCGGTGTTAACGGACTTAGGGAATTTTCTGCCGAGACTATACTATTTAACTGGTTCACTAGACCGTTCATCAAATTGGTAACTGCCTCAGCTCCACCGCTCGCACCAGTAACGCTTAGTCCTACCGTGCCGTTAGCATTGGTAATGTAGTGACCAGAACCCCATGGTGTCGGTGGCGCGTTAATCCCAAGCAGACCTTCAATTGTAGTGAAGATTGCATACGCAGGACCTACCCAACTTAGAGCAGGTATAAGCGAAATAGCATCGAGCACCGCTCCGACATCATTGCCGTCAGCGAGATCGGTGATCAGACTGATCACCGGCAAATCTTGTTGTAAGGTTGATGCAAAATCAAATGTGCCCAGATTCCCGGACAGCGCGCTCATCTGACTTCCTGACGTTACACTTAAGTACTCCGTATAAGCCTGTAATCCGTAGTTGAGCGATTGGGCACCTGATCTGATTACTGCTGCCGCATCACCGTTTTTTAGCGCATTTTCTAATGACAGTATGCTGAGAAAACCGTTGGCAACATTCGCCGCACCAGAGAGTTCTGAGAGATTGTTGTTGGTGAGCGCATTTGCTAAGGTCAAACCTGTCGCAGCGATCGGAAGCGGCTTGCCTGATTGTAAGGCTTTTAATAAATTGAGTGCATCGACAATGGATGGCAAGGAATTGACGATCGTTTGTCCTGCCGCAGACAGTTGCTGCACAACGCTGGAAACTTCGGTGCCATTTGGATCTGTCTCGGTAGTTGTGGTTATACCCTTGGAGATAATGGTGTTGAGTGTATTACCATTTGACTCGTGCTCTGCAATCACGACATCACCTGAGTCAGTCACGCTAACGGCTTGACCGGCTACAAATTTAACAGGGGCTGCGCCATCAATTGCGATGGTGCCACTACTATTTTCGCCATACGTAATTACAGTTGTTGAAGGTGATTGCCCATCTATGTGAGTTACTACTTGTAGAGTTTCGCCACTATCACCGGTGGAAATTTCACTTTTTCCAGAGACTGAAATCGGTGCAGCGGTTCCTAACTGTATTGAAGTATCCCCTGAAACCGTAATTGACGCGCTTTTCCCTAAAACGATTGATTGAGGAGTGCCGTTAATTGTTGCGCTTGCTCCGTCTGCGAAAGTTAGTTCTTCACCAGAACCATCGAGCACGGCGCCTTTTCCACTCACAATAGCGGTCAAAATCTCACCATCAAATGTCGTCTGGGTACCAGATACGTCACTTATTGCGGGGAGTTTCAACCACCCATTGCCTAAGTCATTAATACCAGTGGGAGAAGTAAGATCAAATGCAGAATGTAGATCACTTATTGAGTAAACCGCTTTTTGAAAGGTGCAGGCTCCTGCACCAGAACCACCATTGTTATCTTGTTTAAAAACGGTGACTGTGTTCGTATCATAATCAAATACAAAATTTGTTTCAGTACTGATCGCAAATTTCGATGAATCCGTGTAGGAAACCATGCTAACAGTATCGGGATTTCCATCTCCGTTGCTATCAACTAATGTATTAACTGTTTTACCATCAGTGCTTACTGAAGTACTGGTCGAGTATTTTAAAACCGTTCGCGTATTGTCAGTATAAACATTAACCAAATTATGATTTAGTGAGCTACTGTAAATAGCACCTAAATCCTCATTTAATCGAGGATCAGTACTTTGTACGGTCACAATATTGTCTACCGTCTTTGTGATACTTTTTATTTTAGATACATCGTTGCTGTTATACGCATAAGTAATTCCAGTGTCAGAATTTTTAACATTAAAGCTGTAACCATAAGCTGGATCTAAAAATCCGTTAGTTAAGTTAGTGTCCGCAATTCCAAGACTAGAATATGAAAAGTCCACCATTCCATTATTTGGCATGTTCTTTGTAATATTAGCCAATTGGGAAAGGTATGAATCAAGGTAATAAGCAATATAGTTATATTGAGTCGAATCTTCTTTTACACCAAATGCGTTTGGATTATTGTAATAAATTCCTACTTCCGCCCCTATGTTAGCAACGGTATGGTCAACACTATAACCACCTTGATCAAATGTCAATCCAGGAATAGGGCCTTTAGTGTTAATGAAATACTTTGCATAATAACTAGAATCCTTTAACAAGCCTCCAAGTTCAGGGAGAGAATCAATTCCTGGATTAAAATATTGAACCGCACTGACTAAAGCGTTCCAACCGTATATCTGAGCATTCGCTTCATCGTTACCATTAACTAACAAGACTTTTTGTAACAATGCTGTCATCGACTCCCCATCACCTCCTGAGGACAGCAAATTTTTTGCATCAGAAAAAAAATTTTTTTCTGCAATGCTAGCACCAACGTTTAAAGGCGATGTTGACCATGCATCGTAAGCATGACCACCCTCGTGGCCTAATTGAAAAACGAAATCTGCAATCCCCTCATTTCCCCTCGCCAACGTGGATTCGAGATTTTCTATGTTCAACTGAATGGTTTTATTACCAGGGTCAAATGATGCTCCAGTCCCTGGGCTTGCATTCAGATTAAAACCATTAAGTTGCTCTTTGTTAGCTAATTCGTTAAATTCCGCAGTAAGGGTGTCCGACGCATTAAAAGCGGATATGAGCAAACGATAAGCCTTTGAATTTACGCCTACGCCAGGAGAGTTTACAAAAGATGCAATTATTGCTTTTAATTTATCGTTAAGTGGAGTCATTTTGTACTTTATAAAAATTTATTTAGAAAATAGATCCATGCTATACAAGCAAGCATAATCTTTTCCCTCAGCAGAGATAAGCGTTAAAGTTTCATTCGTGGATTTCTTATATCTAGTTTCAAATATATTATTCCGCTCTGGATGTCCTTTTGAATGAAACTTCCAACCAGCTTTTTCAAGATCTGTCCTAATTTGATTGACATCAATACACAGACTATCTGGAGGAGCTTGTAAGTATCCAAAGGGTGAATACTTCCAAGAAAAATTAAAATATTTAGTTATCGACTTTTCTACATCCATTGATAGAGCAAAATACCAATCACGGCCATCAAGGGCCTCAATAACGGTTGGATTTAACTCAGTGCGAGAATTTATTGTCCCGATAGCCTGAACCATTTTTATTCCCCACATTTTTTCAACGTTTTCTCTAGATGCACTCTCAGGGAATTTCGCTGCAATTGTCAGCAAATTTGCCCATAGTTCTTGGGCAGTAAATGGGTATGGCGCATGAAATTTTGTATCCATTGACTCTTCTTTCGTTTGCGTTGATTTACCAGCGCTCAAATCTCCTTGCGACTTCGCCGCGATTGGCAGAGCACATAGGAGAATAGGTAGCATCATCTCAAAGACGTTTTTTAACTTCATGTACACGAATCTCCGCCGTTTTATCTCTATAAATTATTTATAAGTTAACATAAGCTTCTTTTAATGATGTAACTAAACCTTACTAAATTTACAAAATCCAGTGAATGTATCAAATCACTTTCTTTTCATATGTAAGTTTTTGTAAGGTTTCTTTATTTTGGCTTGGGCACTATTTTTATTGCAACTTAGTTCTTTATTGTTATGATTTTTATGATCTAAATAGGTTGGTAGACTGATAATAGAAGTTATTCTTTTTATGTAGGTTACCTCACTATACTTTTGCTACTAATTCAGCAAAACTTATCTGGGCAGTTCCGGTAATTTCTTTCTAAGTGCGTAAAGCATCATCCACAGTCAATTCATTGGTCTGGGTGAGATGACATAAGTGCGCGATAATTTTCGTGATGCAATGCCGGGTGCTTATTTGGCTGGTTATGAAATGCCAGCAGATGCGATGCTCACGCATCCTTGGCTTGATTCATTAGAGCTCGCTGTTCGTCGAGGGCAAGCGGTCTATCGTGGTTTGCTGGATTTAAAAAAACGGGGTTTCATCCCTGACGTGGTATTGGTCCATCCTGGGTGGGGCGAGGCTTTATTTGTGAAGGATGTGTTTCCTGCTTGTCGACTGGTGAGTTTTTGCGAGTTTTATTATCAGGCGGAAGGACAAGATATAGGATTTGATCCAGCCTTGCCTACGTCTGAGGACGATAAGCTTAAGCTCAGGCTACGCAATATGGTGCAACTGCAATCCTTGTCATGTATGGATGTAGGGATCAGTCCAACACAGTGGCAACGTCAAAGTTACCCTTCAATTGTTCAGGATCGTATTGAGGTTATTCATGATGGGATTGATACAGATACCGTCAAGCCAGATCCTGCTGCTCGGTTCCAATTACCTGATGGTCGTTGGCTAACTTCTAACGATGAGGTCATTACTTTCGTTAATCGCAATTTGGAACCTTGTCGTGGTTTTATGAGTTTTATGCGTTCTTTGCCAGATTTACTGCGTGCCAGACCTCATGCGGAAGTGCTTATTCTTGGGGGAGATAGTGTCTCTTACGGTCAAGGCCTACTCAATATGACATGGCGTCAAGCACTGTTGGAGGAAGTTGGATCGCAACTAGACTTAAAACGCGTTCATTTTTTAGGAAAAATACCCTACACAAATTTCCTTAAAATGCTGCAAATTTCATCTGCCCATATTTATCTGACGTATCCATTTATATTGTCATGGTCAATGCTAGAGGCGATGGCGGCTGGCTGTGTGGTGGTGGGCTCACGTACGGCACCAGTTGAAGAGGTCATCCTGGATCAAGAGAATGGTTACTTGGTGGACTTCTTTGATACGGATGCTTTGGTTCGTATAGTCGCATCCATCTGCAGCGCAAGAGAAAGTCAGGCTCAGATTAGACTCGCTGCGCGCCAAACAATCCTAGACAAATTTGATCTGAAGCGTCATTGCCTGCCAAAACAAATCGCTCTGCTTGAACAAGGCATCAACTGAAATTTAAAGCTGATTTTTGAATAACGACCTTGCATTGGACATTCGAATGGTTATTAAAAAATTCTGGCATTTGCTATCAATTTCCCTTGTTGATATCTTTGGTATTATTGCCTGCCCTTAGAGTATGGTTAGCGATATAGTTTACTCAACGGCTGAGCAGATCTTTAAGGGAAGGGTCGTTCTATAAAAATTAAAGCCCATCTTAGTCTTCGAATCATTGACATCGTCTGAACTCAAAAAACAGTTAGGAATACGACTTAAGCCTCAATCATCCAATAATGATGACAATAAACATAACAGTCCCCCTACGATAATTCGAAACGTAGACCACCTGAGAAGTTATAGAACAGAGCATAGCGGTAAGTACTGCCAACAATTTTCTGAATTTTTCTTCTGAAGTTCATATGCTTACTATTAGTGTCGGCATAGCGTTGAAAGCCGACTCTGAAACCTAGTTGCAATTGCCGCTATGTACCGTTTTTTACTATTCAAATACGGCATTAATGAAGCGGCTATTTATTTTCCGGAACACCATCTAAATCAACCTTAATATTCAACTTTTTTTGAAGACGCTTAAAATAGGCATCTGGATTGAAGTAGATAATTTGTTTGGCTCCAGTCTGATCAACAGACTCGATTCTGTCGCGGTACGGCGAGGTTTCAAGTGACTGACTGGCAATTCTTAAACGAAAATAACTAACTACCTGTTTTTCTTCTGCGATCGAGATCACTTCATATGCTGTCCTCGACGATTTGCCATCTCCAGTATCCAGTATCGATTTCATCAAGCCCGTCGCCCATCGAAAATGGGCTGCCATTTCAGCCGACTGCCCCTTTCTTTGCAGAGCTGTCGCCAAATAAAGATGAGCACCAATATCTACAGGACAAGTGCCGAGCCTAATGTGTGTGTATTTTAGAATATCATCATCATTCTTGGTATTCATTGCAACGACCATCTTTTGAGTCACTTGATGGTCGTCGCACAATTCTTCAAATCGGCTCATGGCGCCATATTCTGTGCGTAAATTCTTAAAATTTACGTCTGCATTCCAGTCTGCTATCGGTAGATTTTCTTTATTTGATTCAGACGAGTTGGACTGCCCCTTCGAAACAAGCGGAATAGACACAATTAATACTAGCAACAAACACGATTTAGACAATTTCATCTCCAATGCTTTAACTTTGATACATGTATAAGCCATAAACCGTAAATCAGCAATATATCAACCGGTAAGCTATGTGCCGCGAACTGTCTTTTCGTTCAATATACAAGACTAGGATAGCAAAACGGCTGGACTGACATTTCGATTATTCCTGTACCCTACCTAATTTCAACACATTCTAGGTAAATGAATTAGAGTAAAGTTTGTCGATCAACCCGCTGCGCGCAGTTAACTGCAAAGGAATAACAATCGTGATCGTCCAATAAAAAATGGTTGCAGAACACGCCGATAGGCTCACAATCCCATTCAAAAGGATCTCGACCTGATTTTTAAATGCAAAGTGAGCTAATGTCAATGTCAATGTCAATGTCAATTCAGTATATAAAGGCGTTGGTGCACTTCAAACTCGAAAAGCGGTGATGTTACGATGCGGCCTCAATTTTACTGATCGCCCCGATGCCCAACAAACACAACGACGATCGCCGTCATCATATACCTAAGATGTCGTTCAAGGTTCAGAATTGGCCGGAATATGAAGCAGGATTACGGCGGCGCGGTAGCCTGACGTTGTGGATTGAAGACGCAGCATTAGATCAGTGGCAAAGCGTAGGGCCAAATGGTCAGGCTCGCTATCGGGATAGCGCCATTGAGACGAGTCTGATGCTGCGCTCCGCCTTCAAAATGGCCCTGCGACAAACCGAAGGGTTAATGGCTTCCGTGCTGACACTGATGAACCTGACAATCACGGCACCGGATCACACCACGGTCAGCAGACGGGCGGTCGGACTGACGGTAACGAAGTCACCATCCGCACCAAAGGGGCCACTCCATGTGCTCATCGACAGCACAGGTTTGCAGGTCTTTGGGGCAGGACAATGGCTGGAAGAAAAACATGGCGCGAAGTCGCGCCGTAGCTGGCGCAAACTACATCTGGCCGTCGATGTCGATGCAGGCATGATTGTCGCGCAGATCCTCACCGATCAGCATACGGATGACCCATCTCAAGTGGGGCCACTACTGGATCAGGTCGACGAACAAATCGACAAAGTCACTGCCGATGGTGCCTATGATGGCGCGCCCACTTATCAAACGATCGCGCAATATGGTGACGATATTGCGGTGGTTATCCCACCCCGTAAAACCGCCGTTCCTGGTACTCAATCGCGTTCGCCAAGTCAGCGTAATCGCCATCTTGACATGATCAATACAGAGGGTCGGTTGGCTTGGCAAGAAGCCACTGGTTATGGACAGCGTGCTTTGGTCGAAACGACCATGGGACGCTATAAATCGATCATCGGTCCTCGACTGCGTGCGCGCAGATTCGAAGCGCAAAAAACCGAGGCCGCCGTCGGTGTTGCTGTGTTAAATCGCATGCTCGCTGCTGGACGCCCAAACTCCGTCCGTAGTCAGAAAGTTCCTGCATAAATGATCGGGGTTGGGGTACTTTTTACTTCAACTTTTAAGTGCACCAACGCCCACTGGATGCGTACACCCATCAGGATCTGCCGTTCGAAAAAATTGTCGAAGTAGCACAACCAGTACGTAGTATGAATCACAATGTTTTGTTTCAAACTATGCTATCCCTTGACAATACGCCAAGCTCGGGACGACTGATTCTGCCCGGCTTGCACCTATCGCCAGCGCCCGCCCCAATTCAAACAACACAGTTCGACTTGTCGCTGACATTAATGGATTCGCACGATGCATTGTCAGGCCTGCTCGAATATTCGACTGACTTGTTTGATCACGGCACGATTGAGCGCCTGATCGGCCATTTACAAACTGTTCTCTCAGGCATGATCACCGACGACGAGCAATATGTCTCCCAGATTCCGTTACTAACACCGTCACAACGACAACATATCCGCACGAAGTTCAACAACACCGCGGTCGACTTCCCACGTGACCTGTTGATTCATCAACTGTTCGAGCAACAAGCAGCGGCACATCCAGAGGCTACTGCACTGGTTTTTGAGCAGCAACAACTGAGCTATGGCGAGCTCAATCAGCGCGCCAATCAGCTGGCCCACTATCTGATCGCTCAGGGCATCGGTCCTGATCAACGGGTAGCCATCTGCATCGAACGCGGCATCGAGATGATCGTCGGTCTGCT
This genomic window from Undibacterium sp. 5I1 contains:
- a CDS encoding glycosyltransferase, coding for MRDNFRDAMPGAYLAGYEMPADAMLTHPWLDSLELAVRRGQAVYRGLLDLKKRGFIPDVVLVHPGWGEALFVKDVFPACRLVSFCEFYYQAEGQDIGFDPALPTSEDDKLKLRLRNMVQLQSLSCMDVGISPTQWQRQSYPSIVQDRIEVIHDGIDTDTVKPDPAARFQLPDGRWLTSNDEVITFVNRNLEPCRGFMSFMRSLPDLLRARPHAEVLILGGDSVSYGQGLLNMTWRQALLEEVGSQLDLKRVHFLGKIPYTNFLKMLQISSAHIYLTYPFILSWSMLEAMAAGCVVVGSRTAPVEEVILDQENGYLVDFFDTDALVRIVASICSARESQAQIRLAARQTILDKFDLKRHCLPKQIALLEQGIN
- a CDS encoding DUF4919 domain-containing protein, producing MKLSKSCLLLVLIVSIPLVSKGQSNSSESNKENLPIADWNADVNFKNLRTEYGAMSRFEELCDDHQVTQKMVVAMNTKNDDDILKYTHIRLGTCPVDIGAHLYLATALQRKGQSAEMAAHFRWATGLMKSILDTGDGKSSRTAYEVISIAEEKQVVSYFRLRIASQSLETSPYRDRIESVDQTGAKQIIYFNPDAYFKRLQKKLNIKVDLDGVPENK
- a CDS encoding IS5 family transposase, producing MPNKHNDDRRHHIPKMSFKVQNWPEYEAGLRRRGSLTLWIEDAALDQWQSVGPNGQARYRDSAIETSLMLRSAFKMALRQTEGLMASVLTLMNLTITAPDHTTVSRRAVGLTVTKSPSAPKGPLHVLIDSTGLQVFGAGQWLEEKHGAKSRRSWRKLHLAVDVDAGMIVAQILTDQHTDDPSQVGPLLDQVDEQIDKVTADGAYDGAPTYQTIAQYGDDIAVVIPPRKTAVPGTQSRSPSQRNRHLDMINTEGRLAWQEATGYGQRALVETTMGRYKSIIGPRLRARRFEAQKTEAAVGVAVLNRMLAAGRPNSVRSQKVPA